Proteins encoded in a region of the Scyliorhinus torazame isolate Kashiwa2021f chromosome 1, sScyTor2.1, whole genome shotgun sequence genome:
- the ccr6a gene encoding C-C chemokine receptor type 6a encodes MEYIFSEDYNETSTFDYSDMELLCTMNDTRKFTGVFIPVLYSIIAVTGIIGNGLVVLTYSYYKKVKSMTDMYLMNLAVADILFVVTLPFWATAESKGWLFTDFGCKLLKGVYSINFYSGMLLLAVISIDRYVAIVHATKSFNYRGKALVYSKIICIAIWMAGIVVSLPTFVFSETYKFETTKEMVCDVRYPKNYSSIGKMVAPTIQLTLGFFVPLIIMIFCYSLIINTLLQARNFQRHKAFRVVMAVVVAFVICQVPYNVMVLHETLFKTTECEFRKPMTILHTVTKSLAFFHCCLNPVLYAFIGVKFRFYFTKVLRDIWCLSKRYITFRHSPSRRTSETFMSRRTFDFDIDNPSSFTM; translated from the coding sequence ATGGAATATATTTTCTCTGAAGACTACAATGAAACCAGCACTTTTGATTATTCCGACATGGAACTCTTGTGTACAATGAACGATACCAGGAAATTTACAGGGGTGTTTATTCCTGTCTTGTATTCAATCATCGCAGTGACAGGCATTATTGGCAATGGTTTGGTTGTGTTAACCTATTCCTATTACAAGAAGGTAAAGTCAATGACTGACATGTACCTCATGAATTTGGCTGTCGCCGATATACTGTTTGTAGTTACTCTACCATTCTGGGCTACAGCTGAATCAAAAGGATGGCTCTTTACGGACTTTGGATGCAAACTTCTCAAGGGGGTGTACAGCATCAACTTCTACAGTGGGATGTTGTTGCTGGCTGTTATCAGTATTGATCGATATGTTGCTATTGTTCATGCAACTAAGTCCTTCAATTACAGAGGGAAGGCACTGGTTTATAGTAAAATTATTTGTATAGCTATCTGGATGGCTGGAATTGTTGTGTCCCTGCCAACATTTGTTTTTAGTGAAACGTATAAATTCGAGACAACTAAAGAAATGGTATGTGATGTTAGGTACCCTAAAAACTATTCAAGCATTGGTAAAATGGTTGCTCCGACAATACAGCTAACATTGGGTTTCTTTGTACCGCTAATAATCATGATTTTCTGTTATTCTCTGATAATTAACACACTTCTCCAAGCGAGAAACTTCCAGAGACATAAGGCATTTCGAGTTGTAATGGCAGTAGTAGTAGCATTTGTCATTTGTCAAGTACCATACAATGTGATGGTACTTCATGAGACTTTATTTAAAACAACTGAATGTGAATTTCGCAAACCCATGACCATTTTACATACAGTGACAAAGTCCTTGGCCTTTTTCCATTGTTGTCTGAATCCTGTCCTCTATGCCTTTATTGGCGTTAAGTTCAGGTTTTATTTTACAAAGGTTCTTCGAGATATCTGGTGTTTAAGCAAAAGGTACATTACATTTCGCCACAGCCCATCAAGACGTACCAGTGAAACATTTATGTCAAGACGCACTTTTGACTTTGATATTGACAACCCATCGTCCTTCACCATGTGA